Genomic DNA from Brassica rapa cultivar Chiifu-401-42 chromosome A04, CAAS_Brap_v3.01, whole genome shotgun sequence:
agaaggagaagaaaatacTGGAACACATGTGGGCGTAGACAAGGGTAGACTTACGTAGGTTTCGCTATAGACTTACGTAGGTCTCGCTAGACTTACGTAGGTCTCGCTTTGTTTCTTTCCACCTGTGTTTCCagtatctttcttctcttcttttttcaaatattaCAACGGCAGTCCCTAATTGGTCGttaatttacgaggaattagcgaggccGCTTGTTTTTATTCTACGAGGAAATAGCAAGGCCTGCGTTTTCcggttacgaggtgtttacgatgatttctgcttacgtggaattaacgagtcccgcgttctttattttttaatttcgtcgttaTTTCCTCGttattttacgaggaaattacgagGATTATGTTTAAATCTCTAAAATCCAAAACCCCTAACcccatcttccttatcttctacttcatatattccaaactcCAAACCCATCTTCCCTTTAACCTCAATCTATTCTTTCCATTCCAAACCCCAAATTTtaaaaccacaattccttaacTTATAATCTCAATTAATCTCTTATTTCTAATACAAACTCCCATTACcttacacaaaatcaaattatataaatagtttttcatGATTAAATCTATCAAATCACATGCATTAAGTCTgaaaatctatcttattaaaaacaaatacatcaatcggatacatcgacattctcgtcatcactagaaacatcatcattttcattaaactcgtcttcaacagcttcgtctgtggcatcgtcGGTAAGATCACTcatgattatgcggatcaatgagaaggatgttatcaatttcttgttcaggttcttcGACTTCATTTAtatgttcttcttgcaatggtggttcttctccattgatgattcgtcctcgaggtgtaactttgatcacggCTGACCAATTTATTCATGATTCTCTCATCCaggggtatggaaggaagctaacttggtctgcttgtgaatctaagatgaaaggctcgaatttgttgtacctgcaaaaataaagaaaacatagAAATTAATTCATTTTGCAAGTGttgatctttccttttgtctatgtcacttgtggatatacctaggaatgtttcttcgacttgagaaacaaataggctgtaaaatcacattttatattaattaatctttggtaattatataatttatacttatatgtgtttagaagtgtccatatatgttacctttcaaaataacgcatcaatggatcttcgcaattgagtagaatataggtgtgtgcactatgagcgtcttcTTCACTCGATCACCAAACCTTTTTTGATTTCCTaccgagtcgtccaatctggctaaagatgtctggaacaccagcaactgcatatgttggcgcggcaccaccatcatcatatcttcttggagctcttttccgggtacgtacttttgacgcaaagtagtacgatgtgaagttAGAAGTTTCTTCTatcaaacttccagcaattatagaatCTTTAATTTTtgcgaggttctttgcttttcacttcaaatatttcatggctcgctcatactgatacataTATCCATAATGTACAGGTCCACAAAGCAATGCCTCATttgggaggtggacagctagatgctccatgaggTCAAAAAATCCcagaggaaatatcttctccaagttgcacaataagatgggaatgttctcctgaagctgttccactacttcttctttaagagtgtGTGTGCTCAGATctctgaaaaatgctccaatgccttgtatattccaaaaacaattacacacattattaatcatatattattgCAAActaaaccattataaaattaCTGCGTTATAATATTctacctgcaagtgcttcatgtacaattgttggaagtagctccgcaaatgcaaagggaAGTAGTTGTTGtataaagacatgacaatcatgactcttcatcccggAGAAATTTTGAgccttttcaacacatctagagagattcgaaacatacccatcggagaatttcacttctgatgccacccagttgaacaacaccgactttttttctaAAGACAATCTGAATATCGAaacgggaacttgtccattgctttttatatgtaactcacttcttgagcaaatatccggcaagtccaacctcgattttatgttgtcttttgtcttccttGGGACAtccaatattgtattcatgatgttctcaaagaaattcttctctatatgcatcacattgaggttgtggcgcagaagaagatcctttcAATATgacaactcccaaaatatactcttttcatgccagttgtgatgaacaccgtaagaatcatGCATATTACGAGGAACATGCAACCACCACAACaaactgtttcgttagctccgtagtagtcgattttcgcttcaatttgttctccagttagatatggaggaggagtgtctctcacaacccttttgtgcctaaacaatttcttgtttcttcggtacggatggccaatgggaagaaatcgacggTGACAATcgaaccaacttgtcttcctaccattcttcagttgaaacgcatatgtcgttccattacaatatggacaagctaatctccaatgtgtagtccatccagacaacatcccataggCAGGAAAGTCACTTGTGGTCCACAAAAGTagcatcgtaaaattcgtcttcgttgagCAGTCATACGTCatcacccctgttgaccacaaatccgtcaactcttttatcagtggttgtaggaaaacatccagagacctttttggatggttcagACCAGGTATTAATAtggtcaagaatagcaactcccgttgcatgcacatctccggtggaaGGTTATATGGcataagaaagactggccacaataaatattgtctccctgacattctgAATGGACTAAATCCATATGTGCATAATCTGAGATACACATTTCGGGTATTGCTAGTGATATCTAGATGTACTTTGTtaaaatgtttccaggctcttgcatctgatggatgagttatctcaccatccgtctgagtatactcggcatgccatctcatctttccagcagtctgctctgattggtacaatcttttcaatctgtctgtaattggtaggtaccacatcctttggtacggtaccctattatgttcccgtccttgcggcttgaatcgtggcttcttgcagaatcgacattctTCTAACTTTTTATCATCTCCCCAGTTGATCATGCAGTTGTAGATGCAAACATCTATCATTttcgaaggcaacccaagactataaacgaGTTTCTGagtctcataataagaatcagcagacataTTGTCTTCCGgtaaatactctttaaacaagtctgCCCATTCATTCATGCAATTTTCAGGCAGATtatgatcagttttaatattcattattctagcagccaacgacaatttagagagaccttctctacaaccactgtaaaatggttgattcgccgcatttaacatttcataaaacttttttgcatctatattaggttcttcatcttcatcatgagttacgaatgcatcagctaccatatcatgaaccctatcataatctaccatctgctcctcctgatggtaactaagttcattatgcaaatgatgatcaaccggttcttcctgaaaattgttattactactactagcttcattctgatcataattataatattctccatgttgaaaccagatatagtaatttggcgtgaaacctctatatATTAAATGCTTCAAAACATTTTCACGATTTGCTAATTTCGAATTATTGCATTCTCGACAAAGACataacatcttaccactttcttgggcgagcggtgtggAATCTGCTCgatgcataaatgtctccagccccgcaaggtattctttcgtcactctcctgttagcatctctatgcatatataTCCACCTCCGCAACTCAAAAATATTCCCGAAGCccgacattttttttctttcacgttttttttattgttggtgtgtttaaaatgatgttcacacgtccatatttataggaaattttCGAATTTGGTAGTTGTGATTTTTCTAggaatttacgacgaaatttagTTAGGTGGCCGAAAAAACGTGTTACAACtacaaagttggtggattcaaaatttcatcGCTAAGTAGAGTTAAAatatttcctcgtaaagtaCACGCTATATTTACGAAGAGTTTACGAGGAAAGcgtatttcctcgtaaaagccatgTGACATTATTTTGACTTTACGAGGAAATGATTTCGTCGttattttacgaggaaataacgcTGATTTTATATTTCCTCGTAAGTTCTTCGTAAAGTCGACGTAAATTTACAAGGGTTAGTTTTCCTTGTTAAGTTTCCTCGCTAaatttgtgttttcttgtagtaacatctaatctattaatttagggtcctattttttatctactgttTAAAAGTCATTGTAAGACCATTTGTTTAACAtgttttatgttatattttatattaatcatttaataTACAACATTTAAACAGAAAATCAGacagaatatttttttaattattaatatgttatatattaaatgtattagcactttaaaatataaaaaaatcgtGCCCATTTACCTATATTTTAGGAATTATCAATATGATGTGTTAAAAAAAGGGTTAAAATTAGAAATAATGCGAAAGATGTTAAAATGGTGGGTTAACTATTTTAACTTtcatatgtaatatttatataacctttcattaaacttataaaattatttctaatttaaaatgtaattataaTGAAACTAAAAACAAGTGTGAATGCAAAATTAAAAACGTTAAAAAAttcagtatatattatattatatttaaaataaaagctTTTGCAAtatctaatttattaaattaaattcttATGACTTTTTTATGTGTGATCTTTTATTTGGACCATGtcttagaaaatttattaaattacacataatttaattacaatatcattaatatcttaatcttttatttgaaatacaaataagCAACTTTCCttataaaattcaaacaaaatatttaaaaacactatttgcaatttatttttgtaattaattcGTTTAAATtctgattattattaaaatgtaattaaatataaaattaattcagttttgatttaaaaattaaaattaaaatcacatcaaataatttaattatattttactgataactgaaatttaaattaattaattttgggaataaaaatttaaaattttttgtaagaattttttcaaaatattcatttgtatttgaaataaaaaattaaaaattaaaatatatctaatctatttaattaaagttatattttggatttcatatgttatattttaattttgaactaTCAAACACGGGTTCAtctaatcaatttaaattttattatataaaatatttataaaaaaatctctaacGATTTAAAGCTGGATAGAATAGAAAATTAAGATTACAATTAGTAGTTTAGGATGACTCATTTAGAGTTAGATTTGATATCGACTTATGGTTGATACTCCATATGCAAAGACTAATATTCGATTTTTAGATTCCAGGGGCGACGTCCGATCCTtcttaaagataaaaaatacGAACTCAAAAAATCTGTAAAGcaaaataattgtttaaaatgaaACTTAGCCgcgcaaaataaatatttaaaatgaaacgtTACCGCGCATGGCGCGGGTTCTATtctagttttaatattaaaaaaaagtggAACACTTTATCTTTGACGGGTTTCTCCACCCGGGCTAGGGAACGCGCTTCTTGTCGTCTCGTCACCTCCatgttgaaatttttttgaacCCTAATTCCCAATTTCATATAACCTAAACACGGGTTTGTGGTTTCCTTGATTGTACTTTGTGTTTACAGTCTCTTTGTTTGCCTCTTATGTTTGGTTTTGGGCGCGGGAAGAACCCCCTTTGTTTGGTTTTGGCTCCGACAAGAGAGCTTGCGCGTCAGGTTGAGAAGGAGTTCAGGGAATTTGCTCCAAGCTTGGATACTATATGTCTTTACGGAGGTACACCGATGGGACAGCAAGTGCGGGAGCTCAACTATGGTGTTGATGTTGCTGTTGAGACTCCATGTCGTATCATTGATCTGATGAAAAGGGGAGTTTGTGGTTCTTGATGAAGCGGATCAGATGCTTCAGGTTGGATTTGTGTAGGATGCGGAAGTTATATTGGGAAGTTGCCTGAGAAACGTTAGAGCATGATGTTTTCTGCTATAATGCCGAGTTGGATTAGATCGCTAACCAAAAAGTACCTGAATAATTCTTTGACGATTGATCTCGTGAGTAATCTCACACCTTCTTGTGAATATATTATTTCTTACTGTGATTTTTCTTGCTATTTATCAGTCATGTTTATGTATTGCAAGGATTTATAGtacatttttttccttttcaggCTCATGGTAAAGGAGGAAAATTCATTGTTGTTCAGGTGGTTATGGTGGTAGTGGTAGATATGGTGGTGATCGTTTAGGAGGATCAGACAACCATTATTCTGGCGGTTCAGACCGTTCTTCCAGTTACAGGGGCTTTGGTTCAGGAGGTTCGTTCATCAGGTTTTGCAGGATTTGGTTCAGGCCGTTCACAGTCAAGTGGAAAGAGCAGCTTTGGTG
This window encodes:
- the LOC117133754 gene encoding uncharacterized protein LOC117133754, whose amino-acid sequence is MSGFGNIFELRRWIYMHRDANRRVTKEYLAGLETFMHRADSTPLAQESGKMLCLCRECNNSKLANRENVLKHLIYRGFTPNYYIWFQHGEYYNYDQNEASSSNNNFQEEPVDHHLHNELSYHQEEQMVDYDRVHDMVADAFVTHDEDEEPNIDAKKFYEMLNAANQPFYSGCREGLSKLSLAARIMNIKTDHNLPENCMNEWADLFKEYLPEDNMSADSYYETQKLVYSLGLPSKMIDVCIYNCMINWGDDKKLEECRFCKKPRFKPQGREHNRVPYQRMWYLPITDRLKRLYQSEQTAGKMRWHAEYTQTDGEITHPSDARAWKHFNKVHLDITSNTRNVYLRLCTYGFSPFRMSGRQYLLWPVFLMPYNLPPEMCMQRELLFLTILIPGLNHPKRSLDVFLQPLIKELTDLWSTGVMTYDCSTKTNFTMLLLWTTSDFPAYGMLSGWTTHWRLACPYCNGTTYAFQLKNGRKTSWFDCHRRFLPIGHPYRRNKKLFRHKRVVRDTPPPYLTGEQIEAKIDYYGANETVCCGGCMFLVICMILTVFITTGMKRVYFGSCHIERIFFCATTSM